Proteins encoded within one genomic window of Nonomuraea gerenzanensis:
- a CDS encoding tetratricopeptide repeat protein, protein MRATFRILAGAGVAGVVAAVVVMWVSWKGDVDPAGATIGLASLIVAAVSLWQSRTGPRPLPPAVDPAVDHAVDPAEQGEWRGQSQVSDSAGSPRVPSPAASAPAHSPAVPAATDRRALPDAATLTVPVGLPGLPRPPAAVFLGRRQVLTRLRKTLTTTPKTPARPPGRPPAGSAGVEPVVITQAAVYGLGGIGKSELALQYAARHRGAYRLVWWIDADTPAQIQTSLAGLTRAICAGADSVAASAATVEEAADWALAWLAAHPGWLLVFDNVEDERDLRPYLGRLTGGHVLITTRRDTGWTDMGCTPISLEVLDPEPARQLLTRMITQAHPTRPPGRGAPAHKSGPAEPADLAGLAEDLGFLPLALTQAAAFIARTPAMNVTTYRTLLRDNPGKAHAAAPPGGDGERVLAQVWTITRARIAAQNPLAPHLLALLACYAPDQLPITVLHHLPDALPDVDELQIGQALGLLASYSMITISPDNTGRGPGCDTVSVHRLVQAVTVNDLPEHERQTVHARAADLLTAELPADPNVIDNWPLYRLLLAHARAALPPRSPAMSRVIDYLDASGDYATAKTLQHQRYQAQLNHHGPEHPETLTDRANLASCTGRVGDVAGARDQFAALLPITERVSGAEHPDTLTARANLAYWSGEAGDPAGARDQFAALLPLRERISGTEHPETLTARANLARWSGEAGDPAGARDQFAALLPLRERVSGAEHPETLTARANLAYWSGQAGDAAGARDQCAALLPISERVLGAEHPDTLTARANLAYWSGEAGDPAGARDQFAALLPLRERISGTEHPETLAVRADLARWSGEAGDAAGARDQFAALLPLRERISGTEHPETLTAQANLARWSGEAGDPAGARDQFAALLPLRERISGTEHPETLTAQADLAYWARRCRETRADGRSRDDA, encoded by the coding sequence GTGCGGGCGACGTTCAGGATCCTGGCCGGTGCCGGTGTGGCCGGGGTGGTCGCCGCCGTGGTGGTCATGTGGGTCAGCTGGAAGGGTGACGTCGATCCCGCCGGCGCCACCATCGGATTGGCTTCGCTGATCGTGGCGGCGGTGTCGCTGTGGCAGTCCCGCACCGGCCCCCGGCCCTTGCCACCGGCCGTTGACCCCGCTGTCGATCACGCTGTCGATCCCGCAGAGCAGGGCGAGTGGCGCGGCCAGTCGCAGGTTTCCGATTCGGCCGGTTCTCCTCGCGTTCCCTCACCCGCCGCATCCGCTCCCGCGCACTCTCCGGCGGTACCGGCCGCGACCGACCGGCGGGCGTTGCCGGACGCGGCCACCCTCACCGTCCCGGTCGGGCTGCCCGGGTTGCCCCGCCCGCCGGCGGCGGTGTTCCTGGGCCGCCGGCAGGTGCTCACCCGGCTGCGCAAGACACTGACCACCACACCCAAAACGCCGGCCAGGCCCCCGGGCAGGCCGCCGGCGGGATCGGCGGGGGTGGAGCCGGTGGTGATCACGCAGGCGGCCGTGTACGGGCTGGGCGGGATCGGCAAGAGCGAACTGGCGCTGCAGTACGCCGCCCGCCACCGCGGCGCCTACCGGCTGGTGTGGTGGATCGACGCCGACACCCCGGCCCAGATCCAGACCTCGCTGGCAGGGCTGACCCGGGCGATCTGCGCGGGCGCCGACTCGGTGGCGGCGTCCGCGGCGACGGTGGAGGAGGCGGCCGACTGGGCGCTGGCGTGGCTGGCCGCCCACCCCGGCTGGCTGCTCGTCTTCGACAATGTCGAAGACGAGCGTGACCTGCGCCCCTACCTGGGCCGGCTGACCGGCGGACACGTGCTGATCACCACCCGGCGCGACACCGGCTGGACGGATATGGGCTGCACCCCCATCAGCCTGGAGGTGCTGGACCCCGAACCCGCCCGGCAGCTCCTGACCCGGATGATCACCCAGGCGCATCCCACCCGACCGCCCGGCAGAGGCGCCCCCGCGCACAAGTCCGGACCGGCCGAGCCGGCCGACCTGGCCGGGCTGGCTGAGGATCTGGGATTTCTGCCGCTGGCTCTGACGCAAGCCGCCGCGTTCATCGCCCGCACGCCCGCGATGAACGTCACCACCTACCGCACACTGCTGCGCGACAACCCCGGCAAGGCTCACGCGGCCGCGCCGCCCGGCGGCGACGGCGAACGCGTCCTCGCCCAGGTCTGGACGATCACCCGCGCCCGGATCGCCGCCCAGAACCCGCTGGCCCCCCACCTGCTGGCACTGCTCGCCTGCTACGCCCCCGACCAGCTGCCCATCACCGTCCTGCACCACCTGCCCGACGCCCTGCCCGACGTCGATGAACTTCAGATCGGCCAGGCGCTGGGGCTGCTGGCCTCCTACAGCATGATCACCATCAGCCCTGACAACACCGGCCGCGGCCCCGGTTGCGACACCGTCAGCGTCCACCGCCTGGTCCAAGCCGTCACCGTAAACGACCTCCCCGAACACGAGCGCCAGACCGTCCACGCCCGAGCCGCCGACCTGCTGACCGCCGAACTGCCCGCGGACCCGAACGTGATCGACAACTGGCCGCTCTACCGGCTACTGCTGGCCCACGCCCGCGCGGCCCTGCCCCCGCGATCGCCGGCGATGTCCCGGGTGATCGACTACCTGGACGCCAGCGGGGACTACGCCACCGCCAAAACCTTGCAACACCAGCGCTACCAGGCTCAGCTCAACCACCACGGACCCGAACACCCCGAAACGCTGACCGACCGGGCCAACCTCGCCTCCTGCACCGGGAGGGTGGGGGATGTGGCCGGGGCGCGCGACCAGTTCGCCGCGCTGCTGCCTATCACCGAACGCGTCTCGGGCGCCGAACACCCCGACACGCTGACCGCCCGGGCCAACCTCGCCTACTGGTCGGGCGAGGCTGGGGATCCGGCCGGGGCGCGCGACCAGTTCGCCGCACTGCTGCCCCTCCGCGAACGCATCTCGGGCACCGAACACCCCGAAACACTGACCGCCCGGGCCAACCTCGCCCGCTGGTCGGGCGAGGCTGGGGATCCGGCCGGGGCGCGCGACCAGTTCGCCGCACTGCTGCCCCTCCGCGAACGCGTCTCGGGTGCCGAACACCCCGAAACACTGACCGCCCGGGCCAACCTCGCCTACTGGTCGGGGCAGGCGGGGGACGCGGCCGGGGCGCGCGACCAGTGCGCCGCGCTGCTGCCTATCAGCGAACGCGTCCTGGGCGCCGAACACCCCGACACGCTGACCGCCCGGGCCAACCTCGCCTACTGGTCGGGCGAGGCTGGGGATCCGGCCGGGGCGCGCGACCAGTTCGCCGCACTGCTGCCCCTCCGCGAACGCATCTCGGGCACCGAACACCCCGAAACACTGGCCGTCCGGGCCGACCTCGCCCGCTGGTCGGGGGAAGCGGGGGACGCGGCCGGAGCGCGCGACCAGTTCGCCGCACTGCTGCCCCTCCGCGAACGCATCTCAGGTACCGAACACCCCGAAACACTGACCGCCCAGGCCAACCTCGCCCGCTGGTCGGGGGAAGCGGGGGATCCGGCCGGAGCGCGCGACCAGTTCGCCGCACTGCTGCCCCTCCGCGAACGCATCTCGGGCACCGAACACCCCGAAACACTGACCGCCCAGGCCGACCTCGCCTACTGGGCCCGGCGTTGCCGGGAAACGAGAGCCGACGGCCGGTCCCGAGACGACGCGTGA
- a CDS encoding YciI family protein, producing MQYALIIHDEPGYLDVLSEEDHEAECRALAEDPRYVGGAQLQPVETATSVRVAGGRTLVTDGRSPTPRKCSPGCCGTRRRRTACWR from the coding sequence ATGCAGTACGCCCTGATCATTCACGACGAGCCCGGATACCTCGACGTCCTGTCCGAGGAGGACCACGAGGCGGAGTGCCGCGCGCTGGCCGAGGACCCCCGCTATGTCGGCGGTGCGCAGTTGCAGCCGGTCGAGACGGCGACCAGCGTGCGCGTGGCCGGGGGCAGGACGCTGGTGACCGATGGCCGTTCGCCGACACCAAGGAAGTGCTCGCCGGGCTGCTGCGGGACGAGGCGGAGGCGCACGGCCTGCTGGCGCTGA
- a CDS encoding DUF6596 domain-containing protein — protein MLAGLLRDEAEAHGLLALMLIHHARRWARFRGDDLVLLEDQDRSLWDLDHIAQGRAVLDQAIALGGRGTYVVQAAIASLQARERIDWP, from the coding sequence GTGCTCGCCGGGCTGCTGCGGGACGAGGCGGAGGCGCACGGCCTGCTGGCGCTGATGCTGATCCACCATGCCCGGCGGTGGGCCCGCTTCCGGGGCGACGACCTCGTGCTGTTGGAGGATCAGGACCGGTCGCTGTGGGACCTGGATCATATCGCGCAGGGCCGCGCGGTGCTCGACCAGGCCATCGCGCTGGGCGGGCGTGGCACGTACGTCGTGCAGGCCGCGATCGCGTCACTGCAGGCCAGGGAGCGGATCGACTGGCCATAG
- a CDS encoding ester cyclase translates to MFRRFHEAIGSGDPDLIAKAIDELVALDVICNAPVPTGMTGLQAFTQIWDTILHAFPNLRVQIEELIAEVDKLACRNTVTGTLRGEYRGHRAHWQDRHLRRDVRRALRRRQDRRDLGVVDVFAQLRQLGALAV, encoded by the coding sequence GTGTTCCGCCGCTTCCACGAAGCGATCGGCAGCGGCGACCCCGACCTCATCGCCAAGGCGATCGACGAACTCGTCGCCCTGGACGTCATCTGCAACGCCCCCGTCCCGACCGGCATGACGGGGCTGCAGGCGTTCACCCAGATCTGGGACACGATCCTGCACGCGTTCCCCAACCTGCGCGTGCAGATCGAGGAGCTGATCGCGGAGGTCGACAAGCTCGCCTGCAGGAACACGGTCACCGGCACCCTCCGAGGCGAATACCGGGGGCATCGCGCCCATTGGCAGGACCGTCACCTACGGCGAGATGTTCGTCGTGCGCTTCGCCGACGGCAGGATCGCCGAGATCTGGGGGTCGTGGACGTGTTCGCGCAACTGCGGCAGCTCGGTGCCCTCGCCGTCTAG
- a CDS encoding NF041680 family putative transposase: MTSVPDLCPVGAWGDLTRFRGEFYGCLTARADATFELAEAVLRSDGPVRSLVELSLVGEHRRGHGSLYAALDRGRLDVGRLRRALSTVPLPRAADGRLVLAVDVTCWLRPDAHTSPERILCHTYGRGKDQHIMIPGWPYSFVVALETGRSSWTAPLDALRLAPGDDLAAVTAAQLREVVERLMVAGHWQCGDPDILIVADAGYDGPRLAWLLRDLPIQILARMRSDRVLRRAAPARVPGTNGRPPRHGGEFVFGDRGSWGEPDVATETETRLYGRAAAWAWDRLHPRLTRRAAWVDSAELPMIEGTVIRLEVDHLPSGAIPKPVWLWWSQVDATAVEVDRMWQAFLRRFDIEHTFRLLKQTLGWTCPKIRDPRAADRWTWLILAVYTQLRLARPLAADLRRPWEEPASPQRLSPARVRRGFRHLRAKTLSPAQAPKPSRPGPGRPSGRRNNQPAPRHDVYTATGLTTTKIPARKPTTKKSANPRPRRTG; this comes from the coding sequence ATGACTAGTGTGCCTGATCTATGTCCGGTTGGTGCATGGGGGGACCTGACGCGGTTCCGGGGTGAGTTCTACGGCTGTCTGACCGCGCGGGCCGATGCGACATTCGAGCTGGCCGAGGCGGTGTTACGCAGTGATGGACCAGTGCGTTCGCTGGTGGAGTTGTCCCTGGTCGGTGAGCACCGTCGAGGTCATGGGTCGCTGTATGCGGCGTTGGATCGGGGACGGCTCGACGTGGGGCGGCTGCGTCGGGCGTTGAGCACAGTGCCCCTGCCCAGAGCGGCAGACGGGCGGTTGGTGCTGGCGGTGGATGTGACGTGCTGGCTGCGGCCGGACGCGCACACCTCGCCGGAGCGGATCTTGTGCCACACCTATGGGCGGGGCAAGGATCAGCACATCATGATCCCGGGCTGGCCGTACTCGTTCGTGGTGGCGTTGGAGACGGGCCGCAGCTCGTGGACGGCGCCGCTGGATGCGCTCCGGCTGGCGCCGGGGGATGATCTGGCCGCGGTGACCGCCGCCCAGCTGCGCGAGGTAGTCGAGCGGCTCATGGTGGCCGGGCATTGGCAGTGCGGTGACCCCGACATCCTGATCGTGGCCGATGCGGGTTATGACGGGCCGCGCTTGGCATGGTTGTTGCGTGATCTGCCCATCCAGATTCTGGCCAGGATGCGTTCGGATCGGGTGCTGCGCCGGGCAGCACCGGCGCGGGTGCCGGGGACCAACGGCCGGCCACCGCGTCATGGGGGCGAGTTCGTCTTCGGTGACCGGGGCAGTTGGGGCGAGCCTGACGTGGCCACCGAGACCGAGACCCGCCTGTATGGGCGCGCCGCCGCCTGGGCTTGGGATCGGCTGCACCCGCGGTTGACCCGCCGTGCGGCCTGGGTCGATTCAGCTGAGCTGCCGATGATCGAGGGCACCGTGATCCGTCTGGAGGTGGACCATCTGCCCAGCGGAGCGATTCCAAAGCCGGTGTGGCTGTGGTGGTCCCAGGTGGACGCCACCGCAGTGGAGGTGGACCGGATGTGGCAGGCGTTCCTGCGCCGCTTCGACATCGAGCACACCTTCCGCCTGCTCAAACAGACCCTCGGCTGGACCTGTCCCAAGATCCGCGATCCGCGGGCGGCTGATCGTTGGACCTGGCTGATCCTGGCCGTCTACACCCAACTCCGGCTGGCCCGTCCCTTGGCCGCCGACCTACGCCGTCCTTGGGAGGAGCCTGCATCCCCGCAGCGTCTGTCGCCCGCTCGCGTTCGTCGAGGGTTTCGGCACCTGCGCGCCAAGACGCTCAGTCCGGCCCAGGCACCGAAACCTTCCCGGCCAGGACCGGGACGGCCATCAGGGCGCCGCAACAACCAACCCGCCCCACGCCACGACGTCTACACTGCCACCGGCCTGACCACCACGAAGATCCCTGCCCGGAAACCGACGACGAAGAAATCCGCCAACCCACGTCCTCGACGCACAGGTTAA
- a CDS encoding PadR family transcriptional regulator, with protein MSNALGLAVLGLLIEAPLHPHAMAAALRERGQDRVFKVTTGSLYDVVRALERAGWIEARETVKVGARPERTVYQHTELGRAEFTRWVEELIRVPAAEYPKFLSAVAYLGALGPEGAAAALRDRAARVRAALEEHRREHGELMATGKVPRLFVIEVEYAIRVQEAELGWIEETVADIETGRLAWPDVSGWVRGEEEELRAGEEKRQGVGEGEGL; from the coding sequence GTGTCGAACGCGCTGGGCCTGGCCGTGCTAGGGCTGCTCATCGAGGCCCCGCTGCACCCGCACGCCATGGCCGCCGCCCTGCGCGAACGCGGTCAGGACCGGGTGTTCAAGGTGACCACCGGCTCCCTGTACGACGTCGTACGGGCGCTGGAGCGGGCCGGCTGGATCGAGGCGCGGGAGACAGTGAAGGTCGGCGCCCGGCCGGAGCGCACCGTCTACCAGCACACCGAGCTGGGGCGGGCCGAGTTCACGCGGTGGGTGGAGGAGCTGATCCGCGTGCCGGCCGCCGAATACCCCAAGTTCCTGTCCGCGGTGGCCTACCTGGGCGCGCTCGGCCCGGAAGGGGCCGCGGCGGCGCTGCGAGACCGCGCCGCGCGAGTGCGCGCGGCGCTGGAGGAGCATCGGCGCGAGCACGGCGAGCTGATGGCGACCGGCAAGGTGCCGCGCCTGTTCGTGATCGAGGTGGAGTACGCGATCCGCGTGCAGGAGGCCGAGCTGGGCTGGATCGAGGAGACCGTGGCCGACATCGAGACGGGCCGGCTGGCCTGGCCGGACGTCTCCGGCTGGGTGCGTGGCGAGGAGGAAGAGCTGCGAGCGGGCGAGGAGAAGAGGCAGGGAGTGGGCGAGGGGGAGGGGTTGTGA
- a CDS encoding FAD-dependent monooxygenase — protein sequence MSGDGTILVAGAGPAGLMLAAELTLAGAEVMVLDALPERSPYCRGFNLNARSLELLDRRGIAGRFLAEGPTVAFAMFADPARPLDLSVMDSDHPYVLGIAQTRVEELLEQWLAELGVRVRRGHTVVDLEQDGDGVEVTVEAGGKRQRMRVAYLAGCDGSRSVVRKRAGIAFPGTPATSFGVLADVELADPAALPFGMTKGEHGVAFVIPRPGYARIVLDDPEPPADRDEPVTLDYFQRLLDHQLGRRVELREPRWLTRFGNAARLADRYVAGRVVLAGDAAHIHPPTGAVGVNVALADAVNLGWKLAATVLGHAPGGLLDSYHEERHEAGERLLGTLRAQAALAAHDPAVAPVRELFAQLVEQVPGAGKYLAELAAGVSTRYDPKIPGGHPWLGRLAPDLELTLDGRRTSVAELLRPARPLLLRLGDRPLPAVPGGWVDTRDARCPAQPGLEGLLLRPDGHAAWVSTTADPQPADTLASALETWFGAPVPITP from the coding sequence GTGAGTGGTGACGGCACGATCTTGGTGGCGGGCGCGGGGCCCGCGGGGCTGATGCTGGCGGCCGAGCTGACGCTGGCCGGAGCCGAGGTGATGGTGCTCGACGCGCTGCCGGAGCGCTCGCCGTACTGCCGGGGATTCAACCTGAACGCCCGCAGCCTGGAGCTGCTCGACCGGCGCGGCATCGCCGGGCGGTTCCTGGCCGAGGGGCCCACCGTGGCGTTCGCCATGTTCGCCGATCCGGCCAGGCCGCTGGACCTGTCGGTGATGGACAGCGACCATCCGTACGTGCTGGGCATCGCGCAGACCCGCGTCGAGGAGCTGCTGGAGCAGTGGCTGGCCGAGCTGGGCGTGCGGGTGCGCCGGGGGCACACGGTCGTCGACCTGGAGCAGGACGGCGACGGGGTCGAGGTGACCGTCGAAGCGGGCGGGAAGCGGCAGCGCATGCGGGTCGCCTACCTCGCCGGGTGCGACGGCAGCCGCAGCGTCGTACGCAAGCGCGCCGGCATCGCCTTCCCCGGCACGCCCGCCACCAGCTTCGGCGTACTGGCGGACGTCGAGCTGGCCGACCCCGCCGCTCTGCCGTTCGGGATGACCAAGGGCGAGCACGGCGTGGCGTTCGTGATCCCGCGGCCCGGATACGCCCGCATCGTGCTCGACGACCCCGAGCCGCCCGCCGATCGAGACGAGCCGGTGACCCTGGACTACTTCCAGCGCCTGCTGGACCACCAGCTCGGCCGGCGGGTGGAGCTGCGCGAGCCGCGCTGGCTCACCCGCTTCGGCAACGCCGCCCGGCTGGCCGACCGCTACGTCGCGGGCCGGGTCGTGCTGGCCGGCGACGCCGCGCACATCCACCCGCCGACCGGGGCGGTGGGGGTGAACGTGGCGCTCGCGGACGCCGTCAACCTCGGCTGGAAGCTCGCCGCCACCGTGCTCGGGCACGCGCCCGGCGGCCTGCTGGACAGCTACCACGAGGAGCGGCACGAGGCGGGGGAGCGGCTGCTCGGCACCCTGCGCGCCCAGGCGGCCCTCGCCGCCCACGACCCGGCCGTCGCCCCGGTGCGGGAGCTGTTCGCCCAGCTCGTCGAGCAGGTGCCGGGCGCCGGCAAGTACCTCGCCGAGCTGGCGGCCGGGGTGAGCACCCGCTACGACCCGAAGATCCCCGGCGGGCACCCGTGGCTCGGCCGCCTGGCTCCCGACCTGGAGCTGACCCTCGACGGCCGCCGCACCAGCGTCGCCGAGCTGCTGCGGCCCGCCCGCCCGCTCCTGCTCCGCCTCGGCGACCGTCCCCTGCCGGCGGTCCCCGGCGGCTGGGTGGACACCCGCGACGCCCGCTGCCCCGCACAGCCCGGGCTCGAAGGGCTGCTGCTCCGCCCCGACGGGCACGCCGCCTGGGTCTCCACCACGGCCGACCCTCAGCCGGCGGACACCCTCGCCTCGGCCTTGGAGACCTGGTTCGGCGCACCCGTGCCGATCACCCCCTGA
- a CDS encoding substrate-binding domain-containing protein, producing the protein MPTQQPPARRERKKAETRRAIADAAMRLFALRGFDAVTVSEVAEAADVSAKTVFNYFPVKEQLFYEHEPLLAGDPAEVAGLLRRGLGAAVALSGLLRSGSVGGLALFGRIYRGSETLRAYGRELFAARERSLAEALAVSLAEAPAGLLGAAQAEARAIVRGEGGGRLRARILAATALGPLRQVWESILLEAADRVPPAEAVVRGMRTLEEAYAVLGGAFEAFFQGPGESAKPSGGAAETHPRDGGPTDTEPHGPGLAAARRVPPLLTEQPRALRGERPSIRRVADLAGVSATTVSHTLNGRRPVAEETRRRVLEAIEELGYQPNVLARGLRTSRSQTIGLIIPDITNPFYPALARGLQDVLGPAGYDQIISNTDGVRRVEQAAIEQMIARQVDGLAFAVFHTHAADLRPVIEAGIPVVRLGGRLVQRGVDVVHSDDEGGAAEATRHLLARGYRRIAFVCGPAAEGPAAERVAGYRAALAEAGVPAGQALVSHTEFSRAGGAEGVARLLALPEPPDAVLCANDVMAIGALDVAARRGLRVPEDLAVMGFDDIDAAGLVSPGLTTMANPAREIGQATAVRLLERLRGTIDEPSTELVVPARLVRRQSA; encoded by the coding sequence ATGCCCACCCAGCAGCCCCCGGCCCGGCGTGAGCGGAAGAAGGCCGAGACGCGGCGCGCGATCGCGGACGCGGCGATGCGGTTGTTCGCGTTGCGGGGCTTCGACGCGGTGACCGTGAGCGAGGTGGCGGAGGCGGCTGATGTGTCGGCCAAGACCGTGTTCAACTACTTTCCCGTCAAGGAGCAGCTCTTTTACGAGCATGAGCCGCTGTTGGCAGGGGATCCGGCCGAGGTGGCGGGGTTGCTGCGGCGGGGTCTGGGGGCGGCTGTCGCGCTGAGCGGGTTGTTGCGGTCTGGGTCTGTTGGTGGGCTTGCGCTGTTCGGGCGGATTTATCGGGGTAGCGAGACGTTGCGGGCGTATGGGCGGGAGTTGTTCGCGGCGCGGGAACGTTCGCTGGCGGAGGCGCTCGCCGTATCGCTGGCGGAGGCACCGGCCGGGTTGCTCGGCGCGGCGCAGGCGGAAGCGCGAGCGATCGTCAGGGGGGAGGGCGGGGGCCGGCTCAGGGCGCGGATTCTGGCCGCGACGGCGCTCGGGCCGCTCCGCCAGGTGTGGGAGTCGATCCTGCTGGAGGCCGCCGACCGGGTGCCGCCCGCCGAGGCCGTCGTGCGCGGCATGCGCACGCTGGAGGAAGCCTACGCCGTACTGGGCGGCGCGTTCGAAGCCTTCTTCCAGGGCCCCGGCGAGAGCGCGAAGCCCAGCGGTGGCGCGGCCGAGACCCACCCGCGAGACGGCGGCCCCACCGACACAGAACCCCATGGTCCAGGACTGGCGGCGGCGCGCCGCGTCCCACCGCTGCTCACCGAGCAGCCCCGCGCGCTGAGAGGCGAGCGGCCGAGCATCCGGCGGGTGGCCGACCTGGCCGGGGTGAGCGCGACGACCGTGTCCCACACCCTCAACGGCCGCCGCCCCGTCGCCGAGGAGACACGGCGGCGGGTGCTGGAGGCGATCGAGGAGCTGGGTTACCAGCCCAACGTCCTGGCCAGGGGGCTGCGCACCAGCCGCAGCCAGACCATCGGCCTGATCATCCCCGACATCACCAACCCCTTCTACCCCGCACTGGCCCGCGGCCTGCAGGACGTGCTGGGCCCCGCCGGCTACGACCAGATCATCAGCAACACCGACGGGGTGCGGCGGGTCGAGCAGGCCGCGATCGAGCAGATGATCGCCCGCCAGGTGGACGGGCTGGCGTTCGCGGTCTTCCACACCCACGCGGCGGACCTGCGGCCGGTGATCGAGGCGGGCATCCCCGTGGTACGGCTCGGCGGGCGGCTGGTCCAGCGCGGGGTGGACGTGGTCCACAGCGACGACGAGGGCGGCGCCGCCGAGGCCACCCGCCACCTGCTCGCCCGCGGCTACCGCAGGATCGCCTTCGTGTGCGGCCCGGCGGCCGAGGGGCCGGCGGCCGAGCGCGTCGCCGGATACCGCGCGGCCCTCGCCGAGGCCGGTGTGCCAGCCGGTCAGGCGCTCGTGTCGCACACCGAGTTCAGCCGAGCGGGCGGCGCGGAGGGCGTGGCGCGGCTGCTGGCGCTGCCCGAGCCGCCCGATGCCGTGTTGTGCGCGAACGACGTCATGGCGATCGGCGCCCTCGACGTGGCGGCGCGGCGCGGGTTGCGCGTCCCGGAGGATCTGGCCGTGATGGGCTTCGACGACATCGACGCCGCCGGCCTGGTCTCGCCCGGCCTGACCACCATGGCCAACCCGGCCCGCGAGATCGGCCAGGCCACGGCCGTGCGCCTGCTCGAACGGCTGCGGGGCACCATCGACGAGCCGTCCACCGAGTTGGTCGTGCCCGCCCGCCTGGTACGCCGTCAGTCCGCCTGA